Proteins co-encoded in one Arachis stenosperma cultivar V10309 chromosome 7, arast.V10309.gnm1.PFL2, whole genome shotgun sequence genomic window:
- the LOC130939888 gene encoding uncharacterized protein LOC130939888, with protein sequence MKTPMQSLSDLATIISNLSKTTHNFMTETRSSIRNLEIQIGQLSKRIPKIPSNTLPSNTEVNPKKECKALTIKVMAEPKEGIAIHELKIIRAHEEVETVTLHAPQLREESEEYSTLEEDEESKELQIAWYLAILRKMKANSSHTETLEEEDEPVVLAKKCSALVQKKLPQKLPDPRSFLIPCTIGTITFEKALCDIGSSINLMPLSVMKRVRILKVQNAKILLEMADKPLKRAYGMVENVLVKVENFYIPADFIILDNGEDRDESIILGRPFLATANAIINVERGNLVLRLQEDHILFKIPNPRSSSDKVGTIVQHIVFLHSL encoded by the coding sequence ATGAAGACACCTATGCAGAGCCTCTCTGACTTGGCTACTATAATCTCTAACCTTTCTAAGACTACACATaatttcatgactgaaactaggtcttccattaggaaccTAGAAATACAAAttggtcagctgagcaagaggATCCCAAAGATTCCTTCAAACACTCTTCCAAGTAACACAGAGGTTAATCCAAAGAAAGAGTGCAAAGCCCTCACTATAAAGGTCATGGCCGAACCCAAGGAAGGgattgccattcatgagctcaaGATAATCAGAGCTCATGAGGAGGTTGAGACAGTCACCTTACACGCCCCTCAACTGAGAGAGGAATCTGAAGAATACTCTACTTTAGAAGAGGATGAGGAGTCCAAAGAATTGCAAATTGCTTGGTACTTAGCCATCCTCAGGAAGATGAAAGCCAACTCCTCTCATACAGAGACATTGGAAGAGGAAGATGAGCCTGTGGTGCTAGCCAAGAAGTGTAGTGCCTTGGTCCAAAAGAAGCTTCCTCAGAAGCTGCCAGATCCCAGAAGCTTTCTAATCCCCTGCACTATAGGGACCATCACTTTTGAGAAGGCATTATGTGACATTGGttcaagcatcaatctaatgccTCTATCTGTGATGAAGAGGGTAAGAATACTGAAAGTGCAAAATGCCAAGATCTTattggagatggcagataaGCCCCTGAAAAGGGCGTATGGAATGGTGGAAAATGTCCTAGTTAAGGTTGAAAActtttacatccctgctgatttcataatcttagataATGGGGAGGACAgagatgaatccatcatccttggaaggcCTTTCTTAGCCACTGCCAATGCCATAATTAATGTAGAAAGAGGAAATCTAGTCCTTAGACTACAAGAGGATCATATCTTGTTCAAGATCCCTAATCCTCGATCTTCCTCTGACAAAGTTGGTACCATTGTGCAGCACATTGTGTTTCTGCATTCCCTCTAA